The Diospyros lotus cultivar Yz01 chromosome 15, ASM1463336v1, whole genome shotgun sequence genome has a window encoding:
- the LOC127792311 gene encoding NAC domain-containing protein 73-like, translating to MTWCISYCSDEPVIVRKTQSSCIKTCPSCGHQIKCQEKAAGIQDLPGLPAGVKFDPNDQELIEHLEAKVSSEYSHKLHPLIDEFIPTLEGDDGICYTHPERLPGVSQDGLPRHFFHRPSRAYTTGTRKRRKVQTDMNGNETRWHKTGKTRPVFIPGGALKGYKKILVLYINFGKKKKPEKTNWVMHQYHLGDNEDEKDGELVVSKVFYQRQPRQCGSVLREPSPGNTPQVKEHGHVVECYKSSIISFDQRGKGVNCRQPEF from the exons ATGACTTGGTGCATTAGTTACTGCAGCGACGAGCCAGTGATTGTGAGGAAAACTCAAAGTTCTTGCATTAAAACCTGCCCTTCTTGCGGTCACCAGATCAAATGTCAAGAAAAG GCTGCAGGGATTCAAGATCTGCCAGGGTTGCCGGCTGGAGTGAAGTTTGATCCGAACGATCAAGAACTGATTGAGCATTTGGAGGCGAAGGTGTCGTCCGAATATTCTCACAAGCTTCATCCTCTGATCGATGAGTTCATCCCTACGCTTGAAGGAGACGATGGAATTTGCTATACCCACCCAGAGAGGTTACCAG GAGTAAGCCAAGATGGCCTTCCCCGGCACTTCTTCCACCGGCCGTCGAGAGCCTACACTACCGGAACCCGGAAACGGCGAAAGGTTCAGACGGATATGAATGGAAACGAGACCCGGTGGCACAAAACCGGCAAGACAAGGCCAGTCTTCATCCCTGGTGGAGCCCTGAAAGGATACAAGAAGATCCTGGTTCTCTACATCAACTtcgggaagaaaaagaagcccGAGAAGACGAACTGGGTGATGCATCAGTACCACCTCGGCGACAATGAGGACGAGAAAGATGGAGAGTTGGTGGTCTCCAAGGTTTTCTACCAGAGACAGCCGAGGCAGTGCGGCTCCGTCTTGAGGGAACCGTCGCCTGGAAACACTCCTCAAGTTAAGGAACATGGCCACGTCGTCGAGTGCTATAAATCGTCCATCATCTCCTTTGATCAACGCGGCAAAGGCGTGAATTGCCGGCAGCCGGAGTTTTAA